In a single window of the Bradyrhizobium erythrophlei genome:
- the tig gene encoding trigger factor encodes MQVTETLTEGLKHEFQISVPASDLDAKADARLVDLKDKVRLNGFRPGKVPVSHLKKVYGRSVMAETVEQTIRDTNSQIFSERGFRLATEPKVTMPTEEKAVEDILTGKSDLTYTVSIEVVPAIQLADFKSFTVEKPVAEVTDADVDEAIKRIADQNRSFAAKGEGAKAENGDRVTISFKGTIDGTPFDGGTGENIQVVIGAGQFIPGFEEQLLGIATGETRNLKVSFPKNYASEKLAGQPAEFETTATLIEAPQETEINDEFAKTLGLESLDKLKEAARERLSVEFAGATRQRVKRILLDRLDESHRFEAPPSLIEEEFNLMWNSIKAEMESGGKTFADEDTTEEAAREEYHKIADRRVRLGLVLSEIGEKNKITVTDDEVSRAVIERARQMPGREKEVWDYYRNNANALAQLRAPIYEDKVVDFILELANVTEKKVTKEDLYKDDEAEKSAA; translated from the coding sequence ATGCAGGTCACAGAAACCCTCACTGAGGGATTGAAACACGAATTCCAGATCAGCGTTCCCGCATCAGACCTCGACGCCAAGGCGGATGCCCGTCTGGTCGACCTCAAGGACAAGGTCCGTCTCAACGGCTTTCGTCCAGGCAAGGTGCCGGTGAGCCACCTCAAGAAGGTGTATGGCCGCTCGGTCATGGCTGAAACCGTCGAGCAGACCATCCGCGATACCAACTCGCAGATCTTCTCCGAGCGCGGTTTCCGTTTGGCGACCGAGCCCAAGGTTACCATGCCGACGGAAGAAAAGGCCGTCGAGGACATCCTCACCGGAAAATCCGATCTCACTTACACCGTGTCGATCGAGGTTGTGCCGGCGATCCAACTCGCCGATTTCAAGAGTTTTACGGTCGAAAAGCCGGTCGCCGAGGTCACTGACGCCGATGTCGACGAGGCCATCAAGCGGATTGCCGACCAGAATCGCAGCTTCGCCGCCAAAGGCGAGGGTGCGAAGGCCGAAAACGGGGATCGGGTCACCATTTCGTTCAAGGGAACCATCGACGGCACGCCGTTCGACGGTGGCACCGGCGAAAACATCCAGGTCGTGATTGGCGCCGGGCAATTTATCCCGGGCTTCGAGGAACAGCTGCTCGGCATCGCAACCGGCGAAACCCGCAACCTGAAGGTCTCGTTCCCGAAGAATTATGCCAGCGAGAAGCTCGCCGGCCAGCCTGCCGAGTTCGAAACCACGGCCACATTGATCGAGGCGCCGCAGGAGACCGAGATCAACGATGAATTTGCCAAGACGCTCGGTCTCGAATCGCTCGACAAGCTCAAGGAAGCCGCGCGCGAGCGGCTGTCGGTGGAATTCGCCGGCGCCACCCGCCAGCGCGTCAAGCGCATCTTGCTGGATCGTCTCGACGAGAGCCATCGCTTCGAGGCGCCTCCGTCGCTGATCGAGGAAGAATTCAATCTGATGTGGAATTCGATCAAGGCCGAAATGGAGTCCGGCGGTAAGACCTTCGCCGATGAGGACACCACGGAAGAGGCCGCCAGGGAAGAATACCACAAGATCGCCGATCGCCGGGTGCGGCTCGGTCTCGTGCTGTCCGAGATCGGCGAAAAGAACAAGATTACCGTGACCGACGACGAAGTCAGCCGCGCGGTGATCGAGCGCGCACGCCAGATGCCGGGCCGCGAGAAGGAAGTCTGGGACTACTATCGCAACAATGCCAATGCGCTGGCCCAGCTTCGTGCGCCAATCTATGAGGATAAGGTCGTCGATTTCATCCTTGAACTCGCCAACGTGACCGAGAAGAAGGTGACGAAGGAAGACCTCTATAAGGACGACGAAGCGGAGAAAAGCGCGGCCTGA
- a CDS encoding multicopper oxidase family protein, with translation MADRVLRLDRRELMAGLGAAVLGPAMPGIVAAQERASLVLHARPGFIALHPGAPNAPIWSLQGPAPDPGLRFKRGDELAITLQNELPVPTVLNWHGIDGVPAAEPLAARPLLAPGAQETLVIPLRRSGTFMCDLRLVGDGQARPSPARALVVGESEATAADRDEVLLIEDWRLRADGTAIAPGTDPKGTTPVYTINGQTTLDIPVRTHERLRFRLINGCQRTVIAVKFEGHDVRVMAMDSAPAEPFLARGGALVLAPGGRVDAFIDATVPPGSASAILLHDGTEARPIGRLVASRDQPVRDAPLPAAPPLPSNGLPARLDLKNALRIDVTLGGRQADWVAPANFAVSAAPVFRAKAGRTVVLALTNRADTPEVFHLHGHHFRVLDRLDDGWKPFWLDTLAIEPGQTQRIAFAAEVAGRWLLETMATDWAAPRLLRWYGVE, from the coding sequence ATGGCTGATCGAGTTCTCCGGCTGGACCGACGCGAGCTGATGGCCGGATTGGGCGCTGCGGTCCTCGGTCCGGCAATGCCTGGGATCGTCGCCGCGCAGGAGCGCGCATCCCTGGTGCTGCACGCCAGGCCCGGCTTCATCGCCTTGCATCCGGGAGCCCCGAATGCGCCGATATGGTCGCTTCAAGGTCCCGCGCCAGATCCCGGGCTTCGCTTCAAGCGCGGCGACGAACTTGCGATTACGCTTCAGAATGAGCTGCCCGTGCCCACCGTGCTTAACTGGCATGGGATCGACGGCGTCCCGGCCGCCGAGCCTCTGGCAGCGCGGCCGCTGCTCGCGCCCGGGGCCCAGGAAACCCTTGTGATTCCATTGCGCCGCAGCGGAACATTTATGTGCGACCTTCGTCTGGTGGGCGATGGTCAGGCGCGACCGTCGCCGGCGCGGGCATTGGTGGTCGGGGAGAGCGAGGCCACCGCCGCCGACCGTGATGAAGTGCTTCTGATCGAAGATTGGCGGCTGCGCGCGGACGGCACCGCGATCGCGCCCGGAACCGATCCCAAGGGCACCACGCCGGTCTACACCATTAATGGACAAACCACGCTGGATATCCCGGTGCGGACCCATGAACGCCTTAGATTTCGGCTCATCAATGGCTGTCAACGGACTGTCATTGCGGTAAAATTTGAGGGACACGACGTTCGGGTCATGGCCATGGACAGCGCACCGGCTGAACCGTTCCTCGCACGCGGGGGCGCGCTGGTACTGGCGCCGGGAGGCCGGGTCGACGCCTTCATCGATGCCACCGTGCCGCCGGGCTCGGCGTCAGCCATCCTTCTCCACGACGGCACGGAGGCCCGACCGATCGGCCGGCTGGTCGCCTCCAGGGATCAGCCGGTCCGGGATGCCCCGCTGCCGGCGGCCCCTCCGCTGCCATCCAATGGCCTGCCAGCCCGGCTCGACCTCAAGAATGCGTTGCGGATCGATGTGACGCTTGGAGGACGGCAAGCCGACTGGGTAGCCCCCGCGAACTTCGCGGTCTCGGCCGCGCCCGTCTTCCGCGCCAAGGCTGGTCGGACCGTGGTGTTGGCCCTGACCAATCGCGCCGATACCCCCGAGGTCTTCCACCTTCACGGTCATCATTTCAGGGTCCTGGACCGGCTTGACGACGGCTGGAAACCGTTCTGGCTGGATACGCTGGCAATCGAACCCGGACAGACCCAGCGTATCGCGTTCGCCGCCGAAGTTGCCGGGCGCTGGCTGCTGGAGACGATGGCAACCGACTGGGCAGCGCCGCGCCTGCTGCGGTGGTACGGTGTCGAATAA
- a CDS encoding enolase C-terminal domain-like protein encodes MDKSNLTIRSVRARAVDAPISRPVKNAFGVIRSAPLVLIDVMTDQDVTGRSYIFGYARLTLKPLVQLISDIGADLTGKPVAPFDLMAQMDAKFRLLGWQGLVGMAVSGLDMAFWDALGQAVAQPLTALLGGTPRPIRAYDSYGAVDPVADEKDLRRSLDQGFRGIKIKGGDGDLANDERLVKAVRSLIGPDIALMLDFNQSLDPSEASRRINRLAPYDLHWIEEPVAAENLEGHAKVRETSPISIQSGENWWFPRGFAEAIASGASDFIMPDLMKVGGVTGWLRVAGQAEAASIPMSSHLFAEASAHMLAVTPTAHWIEYLDLARAILAEPVEIVDGTITARGHGLGLSWDEAAVAKYLA; translated from the coding sequence ATGGACAAATCCAACCTCACCATTCGCAGCGTCCGGGCCCGGGCCGTCGATGCGCCGATCTCGCGGCCGGTGAAGAACGCCTTCGGTGTCATCCGATCGGCGCCGCTGGTGCTGATCGATGTGATGACCGATCAAGATGTTACCGGACGGTCCTATATCTTCGGCTACGCCAGATTGACGCTGAAGCCGCTGGTACAACTGATCAGCGACATCGGTGCCGATTTGACCGGCAAGCCGGTCGCCCCCTTCGACCTGATGGCGCAGATGGACGCCAAATTCAGACTGCTGGGCTGGCAAGGTCTGGTCGGCATGGCAGTATCGGGACTCGACATGGCCTTCTGGGACGCGCTGGGTCAGGCGGTGGCTCAACCATTGACGGCATTGCTCGGCGGAACGCCGCGGCCGATCCGGGCCTATGACAGCTACGGTGCGGTCGATCCCGTCGCCGACGAAAAAGACCTGCGCCGCTCGCTCGATCAGGGTTTTCGCGGCATCAAGATCAAGGGCGGGGACGGCGACCTCGCCAACGACGAACGGCTCGTCAAGGCGGTGCGCAGCCTGATCGGTCCCGACATCGCGCTGATGCTCGATTTCAACCAATCGCTCGACCCGTCCGAGGCCAGCCGGCGGATTAACAGACTCGCGCCTTACGATCTGCATTGGATCGAGGAGCCCGTAGCGGCCGAAAACCTCGAGGGCCACGCCAAGGTGCGCGAGACCTCGCCAATCTCGATTCAGTCCGGCGAAAACTGGTGGTTTCCACGCGGCTTCGCTGAAGCAATCGCCTCGGGCGCGAGCGACTTCATCATGCCCGACCTTATGAAGGTCGGCGGCGTCACCGGCTGGCTCCGCGTTGCTGGCCAGGCCGAGGCGGCTTCAATTCCGATGTCGAGCCACCTGTTTGCGGAGGCCAGCGCTCACATGCTGGCGGTGACGCCGACGGCGCACTGGATCGAATATCTTGACCTCGCCCGCGCCATCCTCGCCGAACCGGTCGAGATCGTCGACGGGACCATTACGGCCCGCGGCCATGGCCTTGGGCTGTCGTGGGACGAGGCCGCGGTCGCGAAATATCTGGCGTAA
- a CDS encoding NAD(P)H-hydrate dehydratase, with amino-acid sequence MEVLTTAEMERADRLTIAAGTPGFALMLSAGQAVAEAAMDLVEEGPIVVVVGRGNNGGDGFVAAAELAARGREVSVILLCERDSLQGDAASAARGWKYPVLPFNPQAIGRPALIIDALFGAGLNRPVKGEPHDMIEAINANGAPVLAVDLPSGINGTTGAVMGIAVRATETVTFFRRKPAHLLLPGRIYCGRVRVADIGIDPSALAEMHPQTFENIPQFWRTSFPVPKVDGHKYARGHAIIVSGDIAATGAARMSARGALRAGAGLVTLASPSDALAINASALTAVMVRSIDTVVEFGELLTDKRLNSCVIGPGAGVGQRTCDFVLTALSAQRNLVLDADALTSFADAPDHLFEAIKASPDPQVVLTPHEGEFPRLFSDISNKHSLRSKLERVRAAAVRSGAIVLLKGPDTVVASPDGRATIAANAPPWLATAGAGDVLSGMIAGLLAQGVPAFEAACIGVWMHGEAAREAGPGLIAEDLTEVLPAVFRQLYDEFGIDY; translated from the coding sequence ATGGAAGTTCTGACTACAGCTGAGATGGAACGTGCCGACCGGCTCACCATCGCCGCGGGCACCCCGGGCTTCGCGCTGATGCTGAGCGCCGGCCAGGCTGTCGCCGAGGCCGCGATGGACCTCGTGGAGGAGGGGCCCATCGTCGTGGTCGTGGGGCGCGGCAACAATGGCGGCGACGGTTTTGTGGCCGCGGCTGAACTGGCCGCGCGCGGCCGCGAGGTCTCGGTGATCCTGCTGTGCGAGCGGGATAGCCTGCAGGGCGACGCGGCCTCTGCGGCGCGAGGATGGAAATATCCGGTGCTGCCGTTCAACCCCCAGGCCATCGGCAGGCCGGCGCTGATCATCGATGCGCTGTTCGGCGCCGGTCTCAACCGACCGGTGAAGGGCGAACCGCACGACATGATCGAGGCGATCAACGCCAACGGCGCGCCCGTTCTCGCCGTCGACCTGCCGAGCGGCATCAACGGTACCACCGGGGCCGTGATGGGGATCGCGGTTCGCGCCACCGAAACCGTGACGTTTTTCCGGCGCAAGCCAGCGCATTTGCTGCTGCCCGGCCGGATTTATTGCGGCCGCGTGCGCGTTGCCGATATCGGGATCGATCCCAGCGCGCTTGCGGAAATGCATCCGCAGACATTCGAAAACATTCCGCAGTTCTGGCGCACGTCGTTTCCGGTGCCGAAGGTCGACGGCCATAAATACGCCCGCGGCCACGCGATCATCGTCTCGGGCGATATCGCCGCCACCGGCGCGGCGCGGATGTCGGCGCGCGGCGCGTTGCGGGCCGGCGCCGGGCTGGTCACGCTGGCCTCGCCCAGCGATGCGCTCGCCATCAACGCGTCCGCGCTGACCGCCGTGATGGTTCGATCAATCGATACGGTGGTCGAATTTGGCGAGTTGTTGACCGACAAGCGCCTCAACAGCTGCGTCATCGGCCCGGGCGCCGGTGTTGGCCAGCGGACGTGCGATTTTGTCCTGACGGCGCTATCGGCGCAACGAAACCTGGTGCTGGATGCCGATGCACTGACGAGCTTTGCCGACGCGCCCGATCATTTGTTCGAGGCTATTAAAGCTTCGCCCGACCCGCAGGTTGTTCTCACCCCGCATGAAGGAGAATTTCCGCGCCTGTTCAGCGACATCAGCAACAAACATTCACTTCGCTCGAAACTCGAACGGGTGCGGGCGGCCGCCGTGCGTTCCGGCGCTATCGTGCTGCTCAAAGGGCCGGATACGGTGGTGGCCTCACCGGACGGACGCGCCACCATCGCTGCCAACGCGCCGCCCTGGCTCGCGACCGCAGGGGCCGGCGATGTACTGTCGGGCATGATCGCAGGCCTGCTGGCCCAGGGCGTGCCGGCGTTCGAGGCCGCCTGTATCGGGGTCTGGATGCACGGCGAGGCGGCGCGCGAGGCGGGCCCCGGTCTGATCGCGGAAGATCTGACGGAGGTGCTGCCCGCGGTGTTCCGGCAGCTCTATGACGAGTTCGGCATCGATTATTGA
- a CDS encoding P-II family nitrogen regulator, with the protein MKKIEAIIKPFKLDEVKEALQEVGLQGITVTEAKGFGRQKGHAELYRGAEYIVDFLPKVKIEIVISDDLVEKAIDAIRRAAQTGRIGDGKIFVSNIEEAIRIRTGESGLDAI; encoded by the coding sequence GTGAAGAAAATAGAAGCCATCATCAAGCCATTCAAGCTCGACGAGGTGAAGGAGGCGCTTCAGGAGGTCGGACTGCAAGGCATCACCGTTACCGAGGCCAAGGGCTTTGGGCGGCAGAAGGGTCATGCAGAACTCTATCGCGGTGCGGAGTACATCGTGGACTTCCTGCCCAAGGTCAAAATCGAGATCGTGATCTCCGACGACCTGGTCGAGAAGGCGATCGACGCAATCCGGCGCGCGGCCCAGACCGGGCGCATCGGCGACGGCAAAATCTTCGTGTCCAACATCGAGGAAGCGATCCGGATCAGAACCGGAGAATCCGGGCTGGACGCTATCTGA
- the glnA gene encoding type I glutamate--ammonia ligase: protein MKTAKDVLKSIKDNDVKYVDLRFTDPRGKWQHVTFDQGMIDEDAFAEGLMFDGSSIAGWKAINESDMCLMPDPITATIDPFFAETTLVITCDVLEPTTGEPYNRDPRGMAKKAEAMVKSMGVGDTVFFGPEAEFFVFDDVRFQTTPYNTGFKLDSSELPINSDTEYEGGNLGHRIRTKAGYFPVPPQDSVQDMRSEMLGAMAKMGVKVEKHHHEVASAQHELGMKFDTMTLMADQMQIYKYCIHQVAHIYGKTATFMPKPVYGDNGSGMHCHQSIWKDGKPVFAGNKYADLSETCLSYIAGIIKHAKSINAFTNPSTNSYKRLVPGYEAPVLLAYSARNRSASCRIPYTSNPKAKRVEVRFPDPMANPYLGFAAMLMAGLDGIKNKLDPGPAMDKDLYDLPKEELKAIPTVCGSLREALENLDKDRAFLKNGGVFDDDFIDSYIELKMTEVERFEMTPHPVEFEMYYSL, encoded by the coding sequence ATGAAGACGGCCAAAGACGTCCTGAAATCAATCAAGGACAATGACGTGAAATACGTCGACCTGCGTTTCACCGATCCGCGCGGCAAGTGGCAGCATGTGACCTTCGACCAGGGCATGATCGACGAGGACGCCTTCGCCGAAGGCTTGATGTTCGACGGCTCCTCGATCGCCGGCTGGAAGGCGATCAACGAATCCGACATGTGCCTGATGCCTGATCCCATCACCGCGACGATCGATCCGTTCTTCGCGGAAACCACCCTGGTCATCACCTGCGACGTGCTGGAGCCGACTACCGGCGAACCGTACAACCGCGACCCCCGCGGCATGGCCAAGAAGGCCGAGGCGATGGTCAAGTCGATGGGAGTCGGTGACACCGTGTTTTTCGGACCCGAAGCCGAGTTCTTCGTGTTCGATGACGTTCGCTTCCAGACCACGCCCTACAACACCGGCTTCAAGCTGGATTCGTCCGAACTGCCGATCAACTCGGACACCGAATATGAGGGCGGCAACCTCGGCCACCGCATCCGCACCAAGGCGGGCTATTTTCCGGTTCCGCCGCAGGATTCGGTGCAGGACATGCGTTCGGAAATGCTCGGCGCGATGGCCAAGATGGGCGTCAAGGTCGAGAAGCATCACCACGAAGTCGCGTCCGCCCAGCACGAACTCGGCATGAAGTTCGACACCATGACGCTGATGGCCGACCAGATGCAGATCTACAAATATTGCATCCATCAGGTCGCGCACATCTACGGCAAGACCGCTACCTTTATGCCGAAGCCGGTCTACGGCGACAACGGCTCGGGCATGCACTGCCACCAGTCGATCTGGAAGGACGGCAAGCCGGTATTCGCCGGCAACAAATACGCCGACCTCTCGGAGACCTGCCTGTCCTACATCGCCGGCATCATCAAGCACGCCAAGTCGATCAACGCCTTCACCAACCCCTCCACTAATTCCTACAAGCGCCTGGTTCCCGGTTATGAAGCTCCCGTACTGCTCGCCTACTCCGCGCGCAACCGCTCGGCCTCCTGCCGCATTCCCTACACGAGCAATCCGAAGGCCAAGCGCGTCGAGGTACGTTTCCCCGATCCGATGGCCAATCCTTATCTCGGCTTTGCCGCGATGCTGATGGCCGGCCTCGACGGCATCAAGAACAAGCTTGATCCGGGCCCGGCGATGGACAAGGACCTCTACGATTTGCCGAAGGAAGAGCTGAAGGCGATCCCGACGGTGTGCGGTTCGCTGCGCGAGGCGCTGGAAAACCTCGACAAGGACCGCGCCTTCCTCAAAAACGGCGGCGTATTCGACGACGATTTCATCGACAGCTATATCGAGCTGAAGATGACCGAAGTCGAGCGCTTCGAGATGACGCCGCATCCGGTCGAATTCGAAATGTACTATTCGCTGTGA
- a CDS encoding sensor histidine kinase, with the protein MTAAEFSVLPAVLVVEDEMLLRMRAVDMVEDAGFTPVEAINADDALAILESRSDIELLFTDIQMPGSMDGLKLAQDVHERWPSIKIILVSGQLKLTDDDKPVDSRFFGKPLDIKQMIVEMQEMMGKGSLKVVPDDVSVLIAKALHPKSNGAAGSAGETSQEFLTAENDSLRLLLQQAGIDAKVLLAQAGIDAKEREAADKLQKLILEELHHRIKNTLATVSAIASQSLRTATSIEHGQQAIEGRLVALGRAHDLLLQARWANASIEQTIRGATEPYVTIGSGRISIQGPDIRITSGAVIALAMTLNELCTNTTKFGALSVPAGRIEIEWKIDEEALRLRLTWSEKNGPTVHAPSRQSFGTRLMGSLGQQLKGEVKLAYDATGFVYVLNVPMASLVAPT; encoded by the coding sequence ATGACCGCGGCCGAATTTTCCGTTCTCCCAGCCGTCCTTGTTGTGGAAGACGAGATGCTGTTGCGCATGCGGGCGGTGGATATGGTCGAGGACGCAGGTTTTACCCCGGTAGAAGCCATCAATGCCGACGATGCACTCGCGATCCTCGAGTCCCGCTCCGACATCGAGCTGCTGTTTACAGACATCCAGATGCCAGGGAGCATGGATGGGCTGAAACTCGCTCAGGACGTCCACGAGCGCTGGCCATCGATCAAGATTATTCTGGTGTCCGGGCAATTGAAATTGACCGACGATGACAAACCCGTCGACAGCCGCTTCTTTGGAAAACCCCTCGACATCAAGCAGATGATTGTGGAAATGCAGGAGATGATGGGCAAGGGCTCGTTAAAAGTCGTGCCCGACGATGTCTCGGTGCTAATCGCGAAAGCGTTGCATCCGAAATCGAACGGCGCTGCGGGATCCGCCGGCGAAACGTCACAGGAATTCCTGACCGCGGAAAATGACAGTCTTCGGCTGTTGCTGCAGCAGGCCGGTATCGATGCCAAAGTGCTGCTCGCGCAAGCGGGCATCGACGCCAAGGAGCGCGAAGCCGCGGACAAACTGCAGAAGCTTATTCTGGAAGAATTGCACCACCGCATCAAGAACACGCTGGCGACCGTCAGCGCCATTGCTTCGCAGAGCCTGCGAACCGCCACCAGCATCGAACACGGCCAGCAAGCCATCGAAGGCCGGCTGGTCGCTCTGGGGCGGGCGCATGATCTGCTGTTGCAGGCCCGATGGGCCAACGCAAGTATCGAGCAAACCATCCGCGGCGCGACCGAGCCTTATGTCACGATAGGTTCCGGCAGAATCTCGATCCAGGGTCCCGACATCAGGATTACGTCGGGGGCGGTGATCGCTCTTGCGATGACGCTCAATGAACTCTGCACCAACACCACGAAATTCGGCGCATTGTCCGTGCCGGCAGGCCGCATCGAGATCGAATGGAAGATCGATGAAGAGGCGTTGCGACTGCGCCTGACGTGGTCCGAGAAGAATGGTCCAACGGTCCATGCTCCCTCCCGACAAAGCTTTGGAACCCGTCTGATGGGATCGCTGGGGCAGCAACTGAAGGGCGAGGTTAAATTGGCTTACGATGCGACCGGGTTCGTTTACGTCTTGAACGTGCCGATGGCTTCGCTGGTCGCGCCGACGTGA
- a CDS encoding gamma-glutamyl-gamma-aminobutyrate hydrolase family protein has product MRRPVVGVIGNAYRIENRFATQMVGERNLRAVADVAGALPLMFAGTPDITDIGALLDAVDGIVLTGARANVHPTRFRTEPDPRHEPYDLHRDDLALALSEVCVARGIPLFGICRGLQEMNVAFGGSLHPEIRDLPGRMNHRMPRLENGEIHPDPKVIFADRHEVSLVPDGAFARILGCEKIRVNSLHGQGILEPGERVVVEGTAEDGTIEAIRIADAPGFALGVQWHAEYDPQRNPINRALFQAFGEALTARKR; this is encoded by the coding sequence ATGAGGAGGCCGGTAGTCGGTGTGATCGGAAACGCCTATCGCATCGAAAATCGATTTGCGACGCAGATGGTCGGTGAGCGAAACCTTCGCGCGGTGGCCGACGTCGCGGGCGCGCTGCCGCTGATGTTTGCGGGAACGCCTGATATCACCGATATCGGCGCCTTGCTGGATGCGGTCGATGGCATCGTGCTGACCGGGGCGCGCGCCAATGTTCACCCGACCCGTTTTCGCACTGAGCCGGATCCCCGGCACGAACCCTATGACCTGCATCGTGACGATCTGGCGCTCGCTCTATCGGAGGTTTGCGTCGCCCGCGGCATCCCGCTATTCGGTATCTGCCGCGGCCTGCAGGAGATGAATGTCGCCTTTGGCGGCTCGCTGCATCCCGAAATCCGCGACTTGCCCGGGCGCATGAACCATCGGATGCCGCGGCTGGAGAACGGTGAAATCCATCCAGATCCCAAGGTTATCTTCGCAGACCGTCACGAGGTCAGCCTCGTCCCCGATGGCGCCTTTGCGCGTATCCTCGGCTGCGAGAAGATCCGCGTCAATTCGCTGCACGGCCAGGGCATCCTCGAACCGGGCGAACGAGTCGTCGTCGAGGGCACGGCGGAGGACGGCACGATCGAGGCGATCCGGATTGCCGACGCCCCCGGCTTCGCGCTCGGCGTCCAGTGGCATGCGGAGTACGATCCGCAGCGCAATCCCATCAACCGCGCGCTGTTTCAGGCCTTCGGCGAGGCGCTAACGGCTCGCAAGCGCTAG
- a CDS encoding AI-2E family transporter, with protein sequence MTVSAETRLQDRNNLAWAISVGGIATVAFAVLVLFTWYYAATLFLIFAGVLLGVGLNAMTAMLSQVVKLPHALRLTIVCLVLAALLSGAVFLGGTTIAQQATALSDTIKSQLVNVRAFLESHGIDTSYFDLGNPSASQASSTPVAPGAETTHSLPSAGALASSGGAIVSQTLKLLLGTVSAVGNFFIVLFLGLTFAAQPGVYRKGLLYMAPARHRARATVIVDRISETLERWLIAQIITMFAVFLVTWIGLAIIGIQSSFILGIQAGLLAFIPTVGALLAGVIVVLASLASGWVAAASALVLFLGVHALESYILTPIIQRQALDIPPATLFAFQILLGVVFGIWGLALALPLMAIAKVMIDHFKADNPSPEAAAAA encoded by the coding sequence GTGACAGTTTCGGCTGAGACCCGTCTTCAGGACCGCAACAATCTGGCATGGGCGATATCGGTTGGCGGCATTGCCACCGTTGCCTTCGCCGTCCTGGTGCTGTTCACCTGGTACTATGCTGCAACGCTGTTTCTGATCTTTGCCGGCGTGCTGCTCGGCGTCGGGCTCAACGCCATGACCGCCATGCTCAGCCAGGTGGTCAAGCTGCCGCACGCGCTGCGGCTGACCATCGTCTGCCTAGTGCTCGCAGCGCTCTTGTCGGGCGCGGTCTTCCTCGGCGGCACCACCATCGCGCAACAGGCGACGGCGCTAAGCGATACGATCAAATCACAACTGGTCAATGTCAGAGCTTTCCTTGAGAGCCACGGCATCGATACCAGCTATTTCGATCTCGGCAATCCCAGCGCGTCACAGGCTTCGTCGACGCCCGTCGCGCCTGGTGCTGAGACGACGCACAGTCTCCCCAGCGCCGGCGCGCTGGCTTCCAGCGGCGGTGCGATCGTCAGCCAGACGCTGAAACTTCTCCTGGGTACGGTCAGTGCTGTCGGCAATTTCTTTATCGTGCTGTTTCTCGGACTAACCTTCGCGGCGCAGCCGGGCGTTTACCGAAAAGGGCTGTTGTATATGGCCCCGGCGCGCCATCGCGCGCGCGCAACCGTGATCGTCGATCGCATCAGCGAAACACTGGAGCGCTGGCTGATCGCGCAGATCATCACGATGTTCGCGGTGTTCCTCGTAACCTGGATAGGCCTCGCGATCATCGGCATCCAGAGTTCGTTCATTCTGGGCATCCAGGCCGGCCTGCTCGCTTTCATCCCGACGGTGGGCGCTCTGCTCGCCGGAGTGATCGTCGTGCTTGCGAGTCTGGCGTCCGGATGGGTCGCAGCCGCCAGCGCCTTGGTGCTTTTCCTCGGCGTTCACGCGCTGGAAAGCTACATTCTGACACCGATCATCCAGCGCCAGGCGCTTGATATTCCGCCGGCGACATTATTCGCGTTCCAGATCCTGCTCGGCGTGGTGTTCGGCATCTGGGGTCTGGCGCTGGCGTTGCCATTGATGGCGATCGCCAAAGTCATGATCGATCATTTCAAGGCTGATAACCCTTCGCCAGAGGCTGCGGCGGCGGCCTGA
- a CDS encoding antibiotic biosynthesis monooxygenase family protein, with product MITEIAQIDVKPGTEKDFEAAVAKARPLFLRARGGKGFELHKSIEKPSRYRLMAKWETLENHTVDFRGSEDFTAWRGLVGQYFAAPPEVEHTETVLTSAG from the coding sequence ATGATTACCGAAATCGCACAAATCGACGTCAAGCCCGGCACCGAGAAGGACTTTGAAGCCGCGGTCGCCAAGGCGCGTCCGCTGTTCCTGCGCGCCAGGGGCGGCAAGGGTTTTGAACTGCACAAGTCGATCGAAAAGCCGTCGCGCTACCGGCTGATGGCAAAGTGGGAAACGCTGGAAAATCACACGGTGGATTTCCGGGGTTCCGAAGATTTCACGGCGTGGCGCGGGCTGGTGGGACAGTATTTCGCCGCACCTCCAGAAGTCGAGCACACCGAGACGGTGCTGACATCGGCGGGCTGA